In the genome of Raphanus sativus cultivar WK10039 chromosome 9, ASM80110v3, whole genome shotgun sequence, the window TGGAGACGATTGCTCCACCGCGGATTCAGACAGTTTCTTGACCAGCAAGTTACACTCTTCCTCTCTGATGTAACCAAAAGACTGAACCTTTTTCAAAGAGAAAAACTCGCGCACCAAGAACTTACGCCGCTCTTTCCACTCTTCGTTGTATTGCGAAAAGCCGATATCTTTAAAACCACGAGAGATTAGATTCGACCCGACAAGCTTAGGCCTGGTGCAACAGTGTTTGTCCTGAGTTCTGAGCACTTCTTCAGCTGCTTCTTTCGATGAGACCACAGTGACAGGGACCATACCTAAGTGAACAAGCATGACGTGTCCCGTTCTTTCGGCTAAACGTTGAAGTGACCTGTGAGGCAACTCTCCAACTTGGTGTAAGTTTCCGATGATAGGTAACTGTGGAGGGCTTGGGGGAAGATTCCATTTAGAGCGTTTGATCTTCTTTCCGACAAAGATTAAGTAAGCAAAGGTGATAAGGAAAAGACAGAGCAAAGGGATTGCCATTTTTTCTGTTTCGTGGGTTTAGTTAATGAGAAAATTAAATTGGTATTACTGTTTTAAGTATCTTGATAGTTCCAAGAGGCAGGAAGAGAACAAAACTTCACTGGATTCGATTGAGATATGCTTCAAAGTACAGTAACACATCAcgaaaatattattcaaataatgttataaattataaaacatagcGAAATAACTTAATCTTGGtatgcatattttattttgaaagcaAAGACACTGTGAGATTGTTTTAAGCCCCTATGCATAGGTCGAACTCTCTCGAAGATGCAGCACAACAACTAcaacatattattatatttttttttctgaattataaacatattatttattacttacATAGTATTGGTGTGTAATGGAAATTGAGAACCAGAGGAGCTCTCAAACGGTGGCTTTCCAAGAAGACAACGGTGGAGTGTCTGAGTTCTTAAAAGTGGGGACCATGGCCGTGTATCTTTCTCCTTTTACAGACTCTGGTTGTCCGATGGTCTCGAGCTCAGACATCTCTTCTGGAGTGAGTTTCACTGATAAAGCCCCGATGTTCTGATTTAGGTTTTCTATCTTAGTGGTTCCTGGGATGGGGCAAACATCATCTCCCTGGTGGTGAACCCACGCGAGGGCTAGTTGTGCAGGAGTGCATCCTTTCTTCTCAGACATTGCACAAACCTTGTCGTAGAGAATCTTGTTGTGGTCTAAGTTTTCCTGTTGGAATCTTGGTAGAGTCTGCCACAAGAAACAGAGTTGGGTAAATGTACAGTCAGTGTAATTCATCAACTAAAGGTTCAGCAATCAAGTCTTTTCAATGGAGAGAGTAGTAGTAGTTGCCTTTCTGTAGTCATCACTGTCCAGCTTCTCAACAAGCTTTGGTCCTGATGCGAAGAAGCCTCTTCCCAGAGGACTGTAAGAAACAATCCCTATCCCAAGTTccctaaagaaagaaaagtgaACATGATGAATAttgcacaaaaagaaaaaaaacaacgtTATTACCAATATACCTGCATGTCGGGACAATATCTTCTTCCACGTCTCTCGTCCACAAAGACCACTCTAGCTGCACTGCAGTAACTGGGTGAGCAGCATGCGCTCTTCTGATAGTTGAGGCAGAGGCTTCAGAGAAACCAATGTACTTAATCTTAC includes:
- the LOC108825393 gene encoding probable aldo-keto reductase 3, which translates into the protein MAKGCEVRRMKLGSQGLEVSAQGLGCMSISSFYGPSKPEADAIVLLHHAIDSGVTFFDTSNVYGPGTNELLLGKALKYDGVRRRVELATKFGINYGEGKREIKGDPLYVRAACEASLKRLDVDCIDLYYQHRVDTRVPIEITMGELKKLVEEGKIKYIGFSEASASTIRRAHAAHPVTAVQLEWSLWTRDVEEDIVPTCRELGIGIVSYSPLGRGFFASGPKLVEKLDSDDYRKTLPRFQQENLDHNKILYDKVCAMSEKKGCTPAQLALAWVHHQGDDVCPIPGTTKIENLNQNIGALSVKLTPEEMSELETIGQPESVKGERYTAMVPTFKNSDTPPLSSWKATV